The genomic window CTCGGATATGTAAAAGACTACGCCGACTTCGGGTATGAGCCAGCCTATATGGGCCTCGCCCCAGTCGGGGCCATCGCCAAGGTCCTGTCGAAGGCTCGCTTGACCCTCAAGGACTTTGCAGTCTGTGAAATCAACGAAGCCTTTGCGTCCGTGGTATTGGGGATCACTCGCATTCTGGACTCATCGTCTCTCATGGAGCGCAAGTTTGGCCGCTATGGATGGACTGAACGTCTCGGCGAAATCCCAATCGACGATCTCAATCCGCATGGCGGGGCTATCGCCCTCGGTCATCCGGTCGGTGTTTCCGGTCTACGGTTGGCCACGACCTCCTTGTTTGAGCTCAAACGGCGGCATGCGGAGCGGGCATTGATCAGTATGTGTGTCGGGGGCGGACAGGGTGTGGCGATGATCTTGGAGAGGAAATAGAGATGTCAGGCGAATTCAGGCATTTCAAGACCACAGTCGCTGACGGGGGAATTCTCCTTGCAGGTTTTGATTACGCGGGTAAGTCGGTCAATGTGCTCAATGGTGAGAGCCTCTCTGAATGGCAGGAGATCGTCCGGTTTGCGCAACATTCCACCGCCGTCAAAGGCGTGGTGCTGACGAGCCTGAAAGAAGGAAATTTCTGTGCCGGAGCCGATTTGGAACAGATGCATGACGCACAGCAGCGCCATTCCTTTCAGGAGTTAGAGCAACTGGTCATTACTGCCCACAGAGTCTTTGGCGAAATGGAGCGCTCGCCAAAACCTTTTGTCGCCGCGGTGGAAGGCGCCTGTCTGGGCGGAGGGCTCGAACTGGCGCTGGCCTGCCATGCGCGGCTTGCCAGTGCTCATGGGAGGACCTGCTTTGCCCTGCCGGAGGTCAAGCTTGGTATTCTGCCCGGATTTGGGGGTACGCAGCGCCTTCCACGGTTAATCGGCTTACCGGCGGCTTTGGACATGATCGCAACGGGAAAGACAATTTTCCCTCGGCAGGCTTTGAAAATAGGCCTTGCGGAAGCAATGGTGACGTCTATCCCCTCTACGGTTCGAACCCTTGAGGAGGTTGCGAAAGAAACCCTCGTTCACGTCGCCATTGCGCGGGCCTGTGAACTTGGGTCGACTCCTCTTCGACCACGGCAGCTCCGGGCTAACGAGAGGCTCTTCAGCGTCCCAGTGATTCGTTCGCTGGTGTGTCGCTATGCGCGACGTCAGGTCATCAAGCGAGTCAGGCATTTTTATCCCGCTCCGCTTCGTGCCATCGATGCAGTGGAGAAGGGGATGCATCTGAGTGTCTTGGAGGGATCACTAAAAGTCGAGAAGCCGCTCTTGCTGGACCTTATGGCCGGCCCGATCTCTGTACACCTCGTTGGTCTGTTCCTGAGAGGCGAGGAGGTGAAACGGAGGGTTGCTCCCGTTCCGGAGGCTGTGACTCGCATTGGTGTGCTGGGAGCCGGCTTGATGGGCTCCCAAATCGCCGGGCAGCTCGCCGAAAAAGGGTATTCGACCGTGCTGCGGGATGTGGCGTCGAACATTCTCGCGACGGCGATGGGCAGGATCCATCAAGGGCAGGCTGTCCAGGTGCGTAAGCGGATCATCCTTCCTTCCGAGCTGCGCTATCGAATGATGCGGATTACACCAACCACTGACCTCAGGGATGTAAGCGTTGCCTCTCTTGTGATCGAGGCGGTGTCGGAGAAACTGGACGTGAAACGGGCGGTGCTTGCGGAGTTTGAGTCCGAGGCACGACCCGACGCGATATTTGCCACCAACACGTCATCGTACACCTTGGCCGACATTGCCGTGAAGGCTGCTCATCCTGAACGGTGTGTCGGACTCCACTTCTTCAATCCTGTCGCCAAAATGCAGTTGGTGGAGGTGGTGCGAGCGCCCTTCACATCCGACAGGGTTTTGGCGCAGGCCTGCATTGTGGCGAAGCGCCTGGGCAAGTTTCCGCTGGTGGTGCGTGACGGACCAGGATTCCTCGTTAACAGAATCCTCTCACGCTATTTGGCAGAGGCCGTGATCATGGTGGGAGAGGGTATCTCTCTTCGGCGCATTGACGCGATCGCCAAAAACTTTGGCATGGCAGTGGACAGCGGGCATCCGATGGGTCCTCTCGAACTCGTCGACCTGATCGGACTTCCGGTCGCCATGCATGTCCTGACTTCGCTCGCCGCGTTAGGATCTCGAATAGAATCCCGCGACGCGCTGCTGCGGAATTTCCTTTCCGCCAAGAAGCCGGTGACATTTTGGAAGTCAGGTAAAGAGAATGCGCAGGCGCTTGAACTCATTGCACACTATCGTCGTACAGAGTCTTCGGCGGTTGATTCCGTCTCCGACGACATCCTTCAGCAGCGCTTATTTCTTCCCATGGTTGACGAAGCGGTGCGCTGTCTGCACGACAAGATTGTGGAGCATCCCTGGCAGGTTGATTTTGCTCTCACGTATGGGATTGGGTTTCCCGCGTTCCGTGGAGGTCTGCTTACATGGGCTCGCCAGACCATGACACCTGGACAGATAGCCCAGGCATTGGAAGCGCTGGCGATCAAGTACGGCAAACGGTTTGAGCCTTGTCCGAGTCTCTTGAGCGGTGGGTGGTAGTGGTGAGAGGGTGTTGAGTTAACTCGCTCCAAGCGGAGTGCTGCATGCGTGAACAACCGTGGTTCTTACATTATCCCGAGGGAGTCCCCCACGAGCTCTCGCTTTACTCCGAGACGCTCCTATCGATGTTGTCCCGGAGCGCGAAACGGTTTTCACGCCGGCCGGCTCTCTACTTCTTCGGCAAGACGCTCTCATATCAGGAATGTTACTCGCTCGTGGAGCGATTTGCCTGCGGGCTGGCGGCGTTGGGAGTTCGGAAGGGTGATCGCGTTGCCCTCTGTCTTCCAAATTCTCCGCAGGCAGTCATCGCCTACTTCGGCATATTAAGGGCGGGGGGCATCGTCGTGGCCTGCAACCCCACCTATACGGAACACGAGCTGTCGCACCAGCTGCGAGATGCGGGGGCGCGAGTGATCGTAGTTCTCGACTTGATGTACCAGAAAATCCAGCAGCTGGACCTGGACCTGATCATCGTCACCCGGATCACCGATTTCATGACGACGATCGCGAAGTATATCTATCGACATCGCAACGGCCAACCGCCTCCTGAGATCCCGGCGAAGGATACGACGCTGTTTTTCCACGATGTGCTGGATCGCGTGACCCCCGTCGCGCCGAAGGACCTTCCGGTCGTGACGCCGGACGATATCGCGCTCCTTCAATATACAGGGGGCACCACCGGCATATCCAAAGGAGCGGAGCTGCGTCACCGCAATCTGACGGCCAACATTCAGCAACTCATCAGCTGGTTTGCGCCCGCCGAACGAGTGGAGAGCTTTCTCGCGGCGCTGCCTCTCTTTCATGTGTTTGGAATGACGGTCACGCAAAATATCTGCCTGGCCGTCGGAGGGTGTATGGTGCTAGTCCCTGACCCTCGGAACATGTCTGTTCTGCTGACGATTCTTCGCAAGAAGCAACCCACCGTGATCACACTTGTTCCTGCTCTTGTGCGAAAGCTTCTCGACCATTGTGATGCGAACGATTTCAAGGCGACGAGATTTGTAATTTGCGGGGGAGCCGCGCTGCCCTATGAACTCCTGAAAACATTCAAAGAAAAGACTGGCCACATGATTGTTGAAGGATACGGCCTCTCAGAAGCCTCACCGGTGACGCACTGCAATATTCCCCGCGGTCTCTCGGTCAAGCGGTCTATCGGATTGCCGATCGCAAACACTGAGGCAAAAATCGTCGACGAGACGGGTCGTGAAGTCCCGGTTGGCGAGGTCGGTGAACTCTGGGTGCGGGGTCCACAAGTGATGCAGGGGTACTGGAACAATCCTGTGGAAACAGCGAACGTGCTGAAGCCCGAGGGATGGCTCGCGACCGGCGACGTCGCGCGCGCCGATCCAGATGGCTTCTTCTACATCGTGGATCGCAAGAAGAATATGATTCTGTCAACCTCCGGCTTTAATGTGTACCCAGCCGAGATTGAGCAGGTGCTCGCTCTTCATCCGCATGTCAGTGAGGCGGCCGTCATCGGAGTGCAGCTCAGGGACGGGTGCGAATCGATTAAGGCGTTTGTTGTCATCACGGTTGAACACGTCTCTGCGGACGACCTCCTCGCACATTGCCGACGTTACCTGGCATCCTACAAGGTTCCTAAGAAGATTGAGTTCCGCAAGGAACTACCCAGATCGATTCTTGGAAAGACACTGCACCGGGTGTTGCGCGTTGAAGAAACGGAGCGACTCTCCCTTCAACGTTCCTAGGCGTCACAGGGGGAAGGACGGGGGCCAACCGGGCGAAAACGTCCCTGAACGCAAGGCAGGTCGCCAACATATCGAGCCAGCGCCAACGCGGCAGAGAGTCCGGGCGATTCAATGCCTACCAGATTGATGAGCGGCGGGTCTTTCCTGTCTACGGAGACAATGAAGTCGCTCTTGCGCTGATCTTCTTTCACAACACAAGGCCGGATTCCGGAATAAGCCCACCGAAGATCGCCTTCTTCCAGGGCCGGAAGGAATTTCTTCAAGGCGTCGAGGAACACGCCCGGCGGTGTCTTGCGCGACGTATAGTCCGTTTTATTGTGGATTGCCACCTCGTTGGGTCCCAGGAACACCTGTCCATTCGGACGGGGGCCGAAATGAATCCCCTTGCCGGTTGCTTGAGGAGGTAGGGCAGGGTACACCAAACGGTTAATAAGGTGCTTTTTCTCTGCGGTGACCACCTCGTAGTACTCACCCCGCAGGGGGCTGATGGTATACTTATTATTATGTAGGGCAAGAGTGGCAACATCGTCGGCATGGAGGCCTGCAGCATTGATTAAGCACGTAGCACGGATTTGCTGATGATCGGTGGTGACGATGTAGGAAGCCGCCTCTTCATCGATGCCGATCACTCGGTTAGTGAAAAGATACTCGGCACCAGTAGCTTCCGAGTCGGTCTTGAGTGATTGCACAAAGGCGAGCGAATCGATGACACAGACGCTTGGAATGACAATGCCACAGCAGGCACGAAGATGGGGTTCCCACGTCTGTAATCCCGACGGCGTCACAAACGACATCCGGATTTTGGTCTTCCAGGCGTTGATCCACAGACGCCGGAGCATGGACATCTCACGCCAGAGACCTCGGCGGATATCCTCGCGCGAAATGGCGATGACCATGCCTGTTTGGAGCAGGGGGATGTTGTGCTGTAACGCGTATGACACCGTCGATGCGCTTCCCTCTCGTGCCAATAGGGCCTTCAATGAACGGGGATGTTCGTGGATTCCACTATGGAGCACACCGCTGTTGCGCCCGCTGGTCTCTTCTCCCACCCGCGCGCGTTGTTCCAGTACGGCGATGCGGAGCGGAGCGGTCCACTGCCGCCGCCCTAACTCTCGGGCAATGGCGCATCCGACGACCCCGGCTCCTACAATGCAGACATCGTACGAGTTCATTGGGTGGGGTCCCTTCTGTCCGGACACTGGCCGAGCAAGCTATGCGCTGGGCGTTTTAGCGCACCCACGTCGTTGGCAACATCGTGTAGCCGTCTTGGCACCCTATAGGTGTTCTGGGTATGCAAAGCTGGGGAATTCGCATGTCTGATCATCTGTCGAACAAATACGGGAAGATTCTGTTCGTCTTTTGCGGCGGTGGGTGTAAGGCTGTCATCCAGGCGGCTGCGGCTGCAGAATTGGTCAATGCCGGCTTGATACCAGCCCACATCATGAGTTCCTCAGCTGGAACCTGCAATGCTCTCGGCTTCGTCGAGAATCCCGGAGTAGTCGGAGCCGAGAAAACTCTCCGCATCTGGGAAGAATATATCACCTCTCCGGAGGCGATCTACGAAGTCCACCCGTTCCTCCGCGAGAAATTGGCACGTCTCTTAGGGGTTGTACCACGGGTGACTCAGGGCTGGGGGCCGAGCGGATCGATACTCCACGATCTGAGGAGGGCACTCAAGTTTCTGCCGCTGGTCCTATCCTTTTGTGTGCGCATGCCGTTCCGCGTAGCGGGTCGCACCGTGAGTCTTATATTTCGCCTCATGGACACATTTGAATCCCAGCACAAGTCATTCCGGCGGCTCGTGCAGGCGCCTGAAGTCCAAGAAGCGTTCGACGAAGTGGATAAATATTTTGAATTCAAGAGGATGAAGGCCTTCCTGGATCCATTCCCGCTTTTAGCGAGACTCGGTGAGCAGATTGACCTGCAGAAGGTGCTCGCAAGCCCCACCGTGTGGCATATCCTGACTGAACGGTATGAAGATGGAGCGACCGTGATCTTTTCAAACAAGGACCGAGATCTCGCGATGGATGAATCTGAAGACGCGCGGATCCAGAAATCCAAACATGATGTCTTCTTTAAGCGTATCCGCGCCTCCATGGCTTTGTACCCTTTGTTTGAGATGGTTGAAATAGACGGCTACCGATACCTCGATGCTGATCTCGCCAATCCCCTCCCGGTTGAAGAGGCTCTCAGCCTCGGATGCGATACGGTGTTCATCTTTCTCAACGTTCCGAGGAAGAGTGTTCGTGTTGACCCACACCCCTTGCGGGATCTTCTCGAGTTAAACGACCTGCTACGATTGAATGAGCGATACATCCACCACCGCCTCACGGAAGCACAGATGAAAGCCAAGGAGATGGGAGTCAATCTTTTTGTCATCCGCCCAGACGCGATCCCTCCTGGCCTCGGATTGCTGGAGATTGATGGCAAGGTGATCGAATTGGTGAAGAATTACGAGCGAAAACGGATGAAGGAATATCTCGAACATTTGGACGCACACAACCTCCGATTTGCGCCATCCATTAGCGCTGATTCCTAACTCCAACCACTTCTGTCTTCGCATTGATTCCGGAGATCCCATGCCTCGTGTGGTGAGAATCGGCCATCGTGGAGCTGCTGGTCATGCTCCGGAAAACACGTTGGCCGCGATTCAAAGAGGGATCGAATTGCAAGTCGACTTTGTGGAGATTGACGTGCGCTGCACGGCAGACGGGATCCTAGTGGCTCTTCATGATGCGACAATCAGTCGAACAACCAACGGAAAAGGACGAGTCGACTCCTTGTCACTGCGGGAAGTACAGGCGTTCAACGCGGGGAATGGTGAACACGTTCCAACGCTTGATGAAGTGCTCAAGGCGGCTTCCGGTAAAACAGGTCTGATGTTAGAACTCAAGGTCGAAGGAGTGGCGCAGCAGACTGTCGACGCGGTCCGCGAGGCTGGATTCAGCTACCCGGTAATCTATGCCTCTTTCCTGCACGGCGAACTGACCCAAGTTCGATCGGTCGATCCAGAGGCGGCACTCATGGTGCTGTTCAGTCGGCTACCCCGGGCACCGGTTGCTCGTGCAAGGGAATATAGATCCGCATACGTCGGTCTTCGGCATGACACGGTCACCCGCCGCCTGGTCGATGCCTTCCACCAGGAGAACCTGCTCGTGTGGGTCTATACGGCAGACAGCATCAGCGAGATCCAGCGCGCATTAGCGCTCGGCGTTGACGGTGTGATTTCGAACTTTCCGGACCGCATCGGGAGACAATAGTTCGCCTTTGTCGTTCTCCATCCTACCCAAGCCCCCTCGGCGGCGGCGTCAAGAAGAGTTTTGGCGAGTGTAATGCTCTTCTGAATGTTGCTAGACAACGCTGTGAAGTTTTGATGAAGGTGATTATCTTTCCACGATCGGTGCGGTACGCCCGCGCGAAGTTGCAGACTAGACGACCTTGGTCAAAGGTAATTATCCGACTCGTTGGCGAGAGGTTTCGCTCAACACACACAGCGTGAAAAACGAACAAGGCTCCTCGGAGTAACTGTCACTCTCAACATTGATCTGTGCGGAAGGCTATATCGATACAATTAAGCGGCGCTCTGGGAGCGGTTTGCGATGTGTTGGCAAGTTGGGTGTATTCAGGTCGAATGAGGTTATTTCAGGCGGTTTGTGCTCTGGAACGAACACGTCGGGAACACGCAGGTTTTGTACCTACCGAGCCTCTTCTCCTCTGAGGGTTGGAGCAATTCGTTTTCCGGCCAATCACAGATTAACAGGTTGCTTGTGGTAGGCCAATCATCTAGCGGCACCCCGAATCGGTCGGATCAGTGCCTTTTGGCGGCAGGCTAGGCTCTCGGTACCAGATGGACCGCGCCGGCTTTCATCGCGGCGATCACCGAACTCCCGACATTCAGCGATAAATCTTCCAACGCCCCTCGGGTGACCATCGCCACCAAGGGAAAGCCACATTCGATCTTCACCTGCACCATGACCCCGTGCGGAATGATTTCGCTCACCTTCCCGACAAGATGATTGCGCGCGCTCGTTATGCCACTGCCCGCTTGTTCCAACACCACATCTTCGGCTCGAATACAGACGAACACCGGCGAGCCAATTTCATCTGATCCCAAGCCTTTGAGCGTCGTTCCATTGACGCGGACGGTGGCCAGCCCGTTTGCTTGCTCGATCACATGACCCTGTACGACGGTTTCCACTCCCACAATCTGCGCGACCTCAGCATTCTTGGGACGAGAAAACACGTCTTGTGGTGAGCCAACCTGCAACACCTGACCATTCTCCATCACCGCGATCACATCACCCAGCGTCAATGCCTCGGTCCAATCATGCGTCACGATCGTCTCAAAGAAGCTTTGCAGTGTGGGATGAGCGGCGAGATAAGCTTTGGGAACGACCAGATCATACCGAGCCTCCTGGAGCGGAACGAAGTCGAGCCCATAATAGTTTGCGGCGAAGCGCACACCGACGCCAACGTCGGCCTGCCCCTCGGAGATCAAGCGCGCCACATGAAAGTGCGACGACGCAAGCCGGTCATAGCCCTTCACGCGGTTGGATGGCACACCGGCTGCCGATAACCTCTGATCGAGAAGAATCCGCGCACCCGCGCCCGATTCCCGATTGATGAATCGCACGTCGGGACGCGCCAGATCCGTGATTGCTCGAATACCCTTGGGGTTGCCGGCGGACACTATGAGGCCCTCTTCCCATCGGGCGAATGTCACGATGTCCACGTCGTATCCTTTGAGATGCCGCTTCACATAGGGCAGATTCGATTCGCCCGACGTGCTATCGACAATGTGGAGACCAGCAATATGAACTTCTCCTCGTTTCAATGCCTCTAGCGCGGCGCCACTGCCCATTGTCCATCCGACCACCGTAGACGTGTTCGTATGACGCCGCAAATATTCGCCAGCGAGAAAGATGGCGGGATCGCATCCCGCTACCGCAATTTCCTGCTCGATCAAGTGACGATCTCGTATCAACTGTACCCGCACAGAGCGCGCGCCTTTGTCCGCGCGCGAGGAAGAAGTTACCGAGCCGGAAAACAATCCGTCGGCGGGAATCGCATAATTTAATACCTCACCGAGATCAGCCACCGGACGCACGACTAAACGATTCCCGATGTGGGCCACTTTTACTCGTGCATGATGAGCGAGTGAGTCGGTGCCCAATCCGGCGATCAACTCACCCTGTACCATTTCACCGGTAGAGATGAGGCGGAAGAGGTCCTCCACGCGACAGTTGAGAACTCCTGCAAGGCGAAGCGCCACCGCAGTGGTGGGAAGATATTGATTGGCCTCGATCGCACAGACAGCCTGCCGCGTAACCTGAGCTGATGCTGCCAAATCGCTTTGCGACAGACCCTTGGCAGTCCTCAACATCCTCAAATTATTCTCGATGTTACTTGCTGGTTCAGCGCGATGTCGCTCGCCCATGCAGACCCAAATACACGTATACTTTCATAATGTCAAGTATAAATGCGTACAGCCTGTGGAAATCCCCGTAGAATGGCGGATTCTTGGGTTAGAAACAGAATCTGAACCGGTGCCGCTCCTTTATCCTGGTCAGCAGGTCGGCCAATGCTTCTATACCAAATGAAGGTGATGAAGGTGACCACTTCTAGCTGCCGAATTTCGGGAGGGGGAACCTAGCGTCAGGATAACTCAATGGTTGGCTAAGAACTTTGATTGTGCTGTAAGGGTCGATGGTTTCCACAGCCCTGTAAGGGGTTCAGAGAAAATTGCAATTGAAGGAAGCCCCCGGAGGACCGGAGGCCTCCCATTGAAGCGGCGCAGTGCTTCAAGGCATGGGCCTCAATCCACTCCTTCGATCCACGCGCGACGCTGATCAGGGCCTCGAGGTCGTTGAGACCGAACGAGGTGCCGTTGCGCCATTCACCGGACTGATCCTCGAACGGCCGAGAGAAAGTCGTCGCGAAGAACGGTCCTTTCTCGCCGACGTTCTCCCAGATCGTGGCCTTGATGTTGCCGCATCGCAGTGTGTTTACCGGTTGTTTGGATGGTTTTCTGGCAGCCATCTTGTTTCCTCCTTTGGTTTGAAATGAAGGTGGCTCTCTCACGAGAACTAGAGCGCCAACGCACAGTTCAAGGAGGAAACACGAGGCAAGTGCCGGTGCAGGCGGAGCGGAGAGGATCAAGCAGCGGGAGTGACGGGGGCCTGGCGCGAGCGGTGCGCCTCGCAGGTATTGGCCGGTTGGACACTGCTGGGAGGTGGCGGAGCTCAATCGACAGAGCAGCGGCTTTGCCATCTACTTGGGGGTCAGTTCTGTTCGGGTCAGTTCGGTTGAGTTTAGGCGATTGTTGCCGCAGAGAGAACACGCTGCGAACACGGATGGTTTGTCCTGAGCGATCCCATTGTCGTCTGAGAGCTCTGAATTGACCAGGTTTCAGCCAAAGAACAGGACCTACTGTTGACGATCATGGCTCCAAACGGGATGTCGGACTGGGTTCACAATGTTTAGGTGTGCCTGCAATTTTCAATGGGAGGACGAATTGTTTCCTCCGCTGCAGATTCTGCATCGTCGTTCGGTGAAATAGCCATTTCATTTGGGTTAGCCGCGGATTGGTCGAATAAGTGTCGTTTGACGGCACGTCAGGTGGCGCGGTATACTGTTGAGTGGTACGAGCTACTTTCCTCCTCTGCGCGCCTCCCGCATCCCCGTTCCCTGTTCTGCGCGATCCCATAGTCAAGTTGCTCTTACGCTCCCTGTGTGACCTGTGGAATTGGTTTAGTCTGGCGTAGAGGTCGAATATCGGGTTGGGGCGGGAGTCACGCCTGCCTTACGTGCGCTTCGGTAGTCATGGTGGAGCATGAGATCCAAACTTACGAAAGGAGTTTCTTGATGAGCATCACTTCGGTTTGGAGGCGGGGCAGCGGAAAGAAGAAGAAAATCAGATCCACTTTGAAGCCGAAAATTCGATGGGAACTGCTGGGTTTGTCGGATCCCGGTCTGGTTGAACCAACCGCGATCGAAACGATTCGAAGAGAGATCTCGTCGGTTGCGAGTCAAGGCGTGGGACACGGCACCCGCTCGGGGTCCCCAGAGCAAGATCCAAAAGGACGCGGCCGGAATCATCACTCCGATGGGAAACGAGCCAGACGCCGTGGTGCAACGAATACCAACTGAACAGTAAGTCAGAACACGCAGCCTCAACAATAAGATTGTCTTTCTTACCAAGGAGGACGCCATCGGACGAGCAGGCAAGACCACACTCGCGAAACGCGATCGGGAAAAGGCATTGCAGAGACAGCGTCAGGATAAGGAAGCGAAGCGAGCCCTCCGCAAGGCTGAAAAAGCGTCGCGTCCTTCCGCACCAGAAGGGGAAGACCCGGATTTGGTCGGACTCCGATGGGGCCCACAAGCTCCTCTATTCTGACCGTAGGTCGTCGCGAAGTGTCGAAGCCAGGCGCCACTGACAATTCAGCGCGCAGCCATTCGATCACGATGCGACGGTAGTGCATATGCTCCTTCAGCGTAAGCTGTTTCGTGCCCCAAGACAAATGTAGAGAGCCTTCGCCTGGCTCAGCGTGTCGGCCGCACAAAGGAGCCATCATGGGCAAACGAGTCCTGTATGTCGGCGGTCTTTCGGAGACGATCTCAGACAGGGACCTCCTAAACCTCTTTGGATCCTATGGGGTCGTCGCCCGTGCCTATATCGTTCGGCATAAGCACACTGGCAAATCGGCCGGCTATGGATTTGTGGAAATGGGCTCCGGCGAACAAGCCCTTCATGCCGTGGTGGCTCTTGAAGGCGCACTAGTTGACGGCAACCGTCTGAGGCTGTATGTCACGCCCTACGTAGCTGCCAACTCATAATGCCAACTGCGGAAACGAGAGGAGTACCGATGAGCCGCATCAACCTAGAACCGCTCATGACTTTACCGGACGGGTCGCAGTTGGTCATCAGCACGCAGCACGTGAGAGATGGGGATTTCTCCTGTGCCCTCTATAGCGCCACGATCGAGGCAGATGACCAGGCCGTATTTCGGATCATTTCAAACCATCTCGCGGCATCGTCTTGTCTGGGGGCGCAAACGCATGCATATGACTATGCAGTTCGGATGTTCGCCCATACGAGAGAAGTCATAAAGAAGCCGCCGTACCTAATTTGGCCAGGCCCCCAGTCCCATAGCCAAGCATAGGAAATTGTCAGACCAGCGACACTCCATGCCAGGTCTCAGAAGGTCCCCGCGTGGGTCGTCACAGGTCGCGATGGATGGAAACACACTGGCAAGGAACCACACACCTACAATCAGAGGGAGACACCAACACGATGAGCGATGCCAAGCCCAGCAATCCGCGATCCACATCCAGTTGGATACGCATTCCTGACGGGACGAAGGTCAGGCATCGTCACGAAGGACAGGAAGGCTTTATTGATGGAACGACCGAGCTGGTCATCGGGCCGCAGCGAAACCCTGATAAGAAGACCCAGTACCGGGTGAATGTCGGAACGCCAGCCCGACAGCTCGTGGCAGAAGACGATCTCTGCATTCTGCTTGATGCCAAAGACCTCGTCATCATGGTGAAGCAAACCGAGGCCTATCGTCGTTTCGTCACCGACCAGTTACACAGTGTCTTCGCTGACGACCGCTTTATCAAGCGGGCCTGAGCATCGACGACGCACGACTAAGAGTGTTCACGCCGGAACTTGTGTACGGCAGCATACCTGGCACGGCCAGGTCGTGGATCATATATGGTCCTTCAAAGAATTGCCGGCGCTATGGGGCTGAGTTCATAGGAAGGAGCTATGGCGATCACC from Nitrospiraceae bacterium includes these protein-coding regions:
- a CDS encoding 3-hydroxyacyl-CoA dehydrogenase NAD-binding domain-containing protein, translated to MSGEFRHFKTTVADGGILLAGFDYAGKSVNVLNGESLSEWQEIVRFAQHSTAVKGVVLTSLKEGNFCAGADLEQMHDAQQRHSFQELEQLVITAHRVFGEMERSPKPFVAAVEGACLGGGLELALACHARLASAHGRTCFALPEVKLGILPGFGGTQRLPRLIGLPAALDMIATGKTIFPRQALKIGLAEAMVTSIPSTVRTLEEVAKETLVHVAIARACELGSTPLRPRQLRANERLFSVPVIRSLVCRYARRQVIKRVRHFYPAPLRAIDAVEKGMHLSVLEGSLKVEKPLLLDLMAGPISVHLVGLFLRGEEVKRRVAPVPEAVTRIGVLGAGLMGSQIAGQLAEKGYSTVLRDVASNILATAMGRIHQGQAVQVRKRIILPSELRYRMMRITPTTDLRDVSVASLVIEAVSEKLDVKRAVLAEFESEARPDAIFATNTSSYTLADIAVKAAHPERCVGLHFFNPVAKMQLVEVVRAPFTSDRVLAQACIVAKRLGKFPLVVRDGPGFLVNRILSRYLAEAVIMVGEGISLRRIDAIAKNFGMAVDSGHPMGPLELVDLIGLPVAMHVLTSLAALGSRIESRDALLRNFLSAKKPVTFWKSGKENAQALELIAHYRRTESSAVDSVSDDILQQRLFLPMVDEAVRCLHDKIVEHPWQVDFALTYGIGFPAFRGGLLTWARQTMTPGQIAQALEALAIKYGKRFEPCPSLLSGGW
- a CDS encoding long-chain fatty acid--CoA ligase; protein product: MREQPWFLHYPEGVPHELSLYSETLLSMLSRSAKRFSRRPALYFFGKTLSYQECYSLVERFACGLAALGVRKGDRVALCLPNSPQAVIAYFGILRAGGIVVACNPTYTEHELSHQLRDAGARVIVVLDLMYQKIQQLDLDLIIVTRITDFMTTIAKYIYRHRNGQPPPEIPAKDTTLFFHDVLDRVTPVAPKDLPVVTPDDIALLQYTGGTTGISKGAELRHRNLTANIQQLISWFAPAERVESFLAALPLFHVFGMTVTQNICLAVGGCMVLVPDPRNMSVLLTILRKKQPTVITLVPALVRKLLDHCDANDFKATRFVICGGAALPYELLKTFKEKTGHMIVEGYGLSEASPVTHCNIPRGLSVKRSIGLPIANTEAKIVDETGREVPVGEVGELWVRGPQVMQGYWNNPVETANVLKPEGWLATGDVARADPDGFFYIVDRKKNMILSTSGFNVYPAEIEQVLALHPHVSEAAVIGVQLRDGCESIKAFVVITVEHVSADDLLAHCRRYLASYKVPKKIEFRKELPRSILGKTLHRVLRVEETERLSLQRS
- a CDS encoding FAD-dependent oxidoreductase yields the protein MNSYDVCIVGAGVVGCAIARELGRRQWTAPLRIAVLEQRARVGEETSGRNSGVLHSGIHEHPRSLKALLAREGSASTVSYALQHNIPLLQTGMVIAISREDIRRGLWREMSMLRRLWINAWKTKIRMSFVTPSGLQTWEPHLRACCGIVIPSVCVIDSLAFVQSLKTDSEATGAEYLFTNRVIGIDEEAASYIVTTDHQQIRATCLINAAGLHADDVATLALHNNKYTISPLRGEYYEVVTAEKKHLINRLVYPALPPQATGKGIHFGPRPNGQVFLGPNEVAIHNKTDYTSRKTPPGVFLDALKKFLPALEEGDLRWAYSGIRPCVVKEDQRKSDFIVSVDRKDPPLINLVGIESPGLSAALALARYVGDLPCVQGRFRPVGPRPSPCDA
- a CDS encoding patatin-like phospholipase family protein, with amino-acid sequence MSDHLSNKYGKILFVFCGGGCKAVIQAAAAAELVNAGLIPAHIMSSSAGTCNALGFVENPGVVGAEKTLRIWEEYITSPEAIYEVHPFLREKLARLLGVVPRVTQGWGPSGSILHDLRRALKFLPLVLSFCVRMPFRVAGRTVSLIFRLMDTFESQHKSFRRLVQAPEVQEAFDEVDKYFEFKRMKAFLDPFPLLARLGEQIDLQKVLASPTVWHILTERYEDGATVIFSNKDRDLAMDESEDARIQKSKHDVFFKRIRASMALYPLFEMVEIDGYRYLDADLANPLPVEEALSLGCDTVFIFLNVPRKSVRVDPHPLRDLLELNDLLRLNERYIHHRLTEAQMKAKEMGVNLFVIRPDAIPPGLGLLEIDGKVIELVKNYERKRMKEYLEHLDAHNLRFAPSISADS
- a CDS encoding glycerophosphodiester phosphodiesterase; protein product: MPRVVRIGHRGAAGHAPENTLAAIQRGIELQVDFVEIDVRCTADGILVALHDATISRTTNGKGRVDSLSLREVQAFNAGNGEHVPTLDEVLKAASGKTGLMLELKVEGVAQQTVDAVREAGFSYPVIYASFLHGELTQVRSVDPEAALMVLFSRLPRAPVARAREYRSAYVGLRHDTVTRRLVDAFHQENLLVWVYTADSISEIQRALALGVDGVISNFPDRIGRQ